A stretch of DNA from Cheilinus undulatus linkage group 7, ASM1832078v1, whole genome shotgun sequence:
catgctaaaactctCAAAAAAAGATAGATTAAatttctgtttagggttagggtaaggctTAAGGTAAGGGTCAGGGTGTCAAAAGTTACAACCTCACCTGCATAGCCTGATAGCAAAACATTTATAAAGCGAAgtattataaatcatattttagtgttattattattatcttattaTTTGCTTACAGGAAAGAatcttgtcctccatgaaaacattctaatgcagctaacctagcttatgtagctccattagccgCATAAGCTACATTGGTAACAGAGCGACAGAGCTataagctaagctcacaaagcagctacattcCTACATTAGCTGTTACTAATGGGTCAAAGCTCTCGTTGCTAAAGGTAacttagctatattagcttatgtagtaatgttagttatgtagctagagtagctattttagctctagctaaagctaaacaaagctaaagcgagccaagCTCTTGTGAAATCTTCTAAAACGGGTCTACATATGATTTAATCCTGGATTGGATCTCTGATCtctttctctattttatttatgaaatgtttctgagtCTGCAATGTTTGAAATTGTGGtaattttatgaatttaaatgCCAGGctttgtttattaaaaattttttttttttcttaatccaAAACTGGAAATGTGTTGCAACGGCAAATTACGGCACTTCCTTTCTcacatgaacagtctgtgaTAGTCATTTGAACATTGATTAgcagtgtgtttgtgatgtttttaattGGTTTAAACAACACTGGCAACAACAATTTCTGAAATTTTACTGTATTTAGTACATGGAGctttaaaacaatcaaacagTCCAGTTCCAGTCCCAGTCAAACCAGGACGTATGGTCACCCAAGTCTGGACAGAGGTGAGCTAGCTGTGCCCGTTGTGCTAAACTAAGATGAACAGTTGCAATCTAAAGCCTTTTTGAAAgtgaaattgatttttattgagTTTTGTGCAAAGAATGATACCCATGATTCTTACAAAGAGtgagaatattttctttttctcaaaaGATCAAATTATTCCTCTAGAATATTAATCGGGTCTTCTCACAGTCAGAAATAAAGTTTACCAGTGATAAGAGTAAAAAAGTCATTCTCCTTACTTATAAAAGCTCCATggaagactgaaaacattttggcCATGATGTCAAAGATCTCCTTCCTGTAACAGGAAAAAACACATATTAAACAACTGTGCAAGAAGTGTTTCGATATTTGGTTATGACTAATTATGCAAAAGTTCAACTCACAGTTCATGACTGGGTCCGAGTGGCAGAAAGGTCAATATGACCACCAAAACATTTATGGCGAGCACCACACACAGCAGAGGAAAGACATTGTCCTAACCACAAGGACACACACAGCCAGACAGAAAGATAGTAGTCAGTTTTagagacataaaaacaaactgaaatagCCTGAGGAATGTTATGAATTTCTGAGGAAGAGATATTTTCTATACTAATTGTTATGACTAACCTTTAAGTATTTACATGAAAGTGACAAAACCAAGGAAGATACTTCAACTGCTTCACAAGCCACATGGCAAAGTATCTTTGACATCTACAGACAAAAGAATTTACAGTTAGCTTTAACTGCAGTAGTTGGGTGCTTGCATTTTGTGCTGTGTGCTTCAGAACAGCAGGGTGACCATGTAGTTCCTCTTGGGACTGtcattgaataaaaataaaaaacaggcatatgtatgtatgtatgcattggcactttgtatatgaggtCGTACTGATTGTCAACAGTAGGTGACAGTATAACAAAGGCATATGCTAATATGTAGACATGATCAGGACAGGGTGGTATTTATCATATAAAATTCATTCAATATTGAACAGTTTATGTTGGAGGTGTGTTGGCTTCTTACTGTAGGTGGcgctacagaaaaaaacaatgaattaaCCTTTGAATGGGAGGGGCAGATCTTGATCATTTGTGTAAAATTTGAATAATATCAGAAGTTTCACATGAGAGTTACACCAACTTCTTGTGAAACTGGCGAGATATCAAAAAGCTCACCATTACCAGCGAGGcgtcaaataatgaaaaatgtctgTGTTGTGGAGAAATATTGAGGACTTCAGTTCAGAATCAGAGTCTGATCATGTCAGACGACTTCCTGTTGGTAGTAAAGGTTACTTTGATAAAATGCACAATGTGTTCAGTGTAATGCTAATGTCTTGTTAGAAACCGTAGAAGAACACCGGACAATGTATACAAAAGTTACAACAGGTTAAAACCACTTGGCACTGTAAAAAGgaccttattttgaaatgagatgaagctggtggacttcctgttgcgatttggtccaagaggcttttttgtaggtctgattATGACCTATATGTAGACAAAAGATCACAAGCCTAGATTGAATGGTGTGCAGGGGCTGAAagcaaaaaatgaacaaatcagaGGAGGAAATTTTCAATTGGTTGCAGGGGGAACTCTGATAAAGTAATGATATAGTTTGAATGTATATAGGATCAATGTGTGATGATTCTTGTGTAGTTTTGTGATTAATGACACAAGCACTAAAAATTTATTTAGCATTATTGGTGTATTTTGACTGCAAAAAAGGTACAAAGTTTTGCCCCTGGTTAGAGCCCTGCCCTATGGTTAAAAACTCCCAACTGGCACAACTGTAGATCAGCATCTTGTGTAGAATGAGCAAAACAACTCTGGAGTCAACCGGATGGAACCTGAAAGAATGTAAAAAAGTGTGCAACCTCTCCATTGGAgaaatttgacagaaaaaatgtttgtagtGCGCTTTCTTTACATTTATGAGGATAGTTACAGAGACTTTTTTTATCATCTAGATGTGACACATATGTGTACCTAATTTCATTCCTTTAGCTCTTGACCTGTCCTCTATCTTACGTTTTGGGCCACTATGGGGCACTTCCAGGAAGTTTGGTGAGCTTTTGAGCGTGTTAAAGCCCCCAAATTAGCAATTTATTCACTCAAAGAAGGTAGATAGCAATTCCTTGCATTTTAAGAGGGTCTTTGCTCTGAAGTCAGTGCTCAGTGCCCCTAAAAGTGGTGCTCAGCTCCATATGCCTTACCTGATACACCAGATGAATtcgtttcacacattcatctggaaaactccccatagacagtgtttgggaaagggcagagcctttgagaaaaaaactttgagggtgattggatgaacgttctgtccgtcacatctttacgggccaatcagagcaacaaaacacgtggcgATTAGGGTCTTACAGAATCCAGTCGtgagaagggcaaaaacattgtttccacaaagaaaagaacccactgctgttctttgctcttcttttaacaaagaaatgttgtcaagttctgataaactgacgctttagcagcatccatgctaatctcttctgccataattgcaccggcctcttgtcgctgcttgcttacgctGCGACTCCGCCACGCTGggagtactgcctcttactcctgaatgatcctgtcactttctgaccgggcccgatctgttcagatgggagctttgcaagatggatttgccagtgagaaatacagaaatgggtgaatgcttctgctttgcaaggttaccataTGCCACCACtgcttactttttattttgaattgagaagtcttttttacaaaaactgtACTCCGTAAGATTTACTCAAAAGTATGccactgttttgattttatggctgaatttcacataatgacagagaaaagctgttaaaagtgagaATTACCATGatccatcacaagtaagcagcacaaattATGTCATGTGtcatgagatacagcaacagaacagcagattGAAGTTGTTATTCACGCAATGTAGCAGTCTTTGATGATAGCAGCATGTGCATGACATTAATGTGTTGTTTCTTGTCATGGTGGCTGCCATGACACAACCACCATGAGAGAAAAATGCCATGTTACAGGAAGTGTAagattttctctgcttttgaaAACTGTTACAAAATTTGACATGATgtgagttttcagcaaaaattATATGACATAAGGTAAGTCATTTTTTGGATTTAATGTAGATTATTTACtacaaaaaatcaatataatgTACATTTAAGAACTTTTTCTTTATGATTATTTGTGGttataaaaacaacagctaCACATTAATAGTTGAATCCTGCCAGAGCTACAAATGCCATTTAGCAATATTATAGCTTATTTATAATAATGCTCACTAGATGTGCTTAAGCACTTagaaaagatgcatttttaacaaaagagtGAAAGACTGATTAAAATGCAGGTAAATTAGTAAGACCTATTACCTCTTCAAACAAGAGCCCCCTTAAAAAAAGCTCTTTTTGTACTCGACTCTGTTTATCCAAGTAGCTTGAAGTCTGCAATTTTAGCACCTGAATCAAATAACTACTGATGCATAAGGAAATCACAGCAATAAAATACAGTAATGAAAAGATGTAGAAATGTTTTGTATAACAACATATAGACCAAAAATGTCTGCCTTACCCTATCCATACGACTTGAAAAGGGTCTGTTAATGATGGTGGATATGATGATATTAGACAGTTCctaaagagagaaaagtgaTGGATAGATCAATTGCCTAACTTTATTGTTTTGATCACTTTGTACTTGGCTACAGCATAAAGACTAGTATATAACATAATACCATTTTTAGGACCACCAAAACACTGTcaatcaccatgagcacagtgACTGTCTGGAGAGACATAAAGAGAGACAATAAGTGGCttcaaaaatgaaagagtttAATATTATATATCCATATATTTACATCTACacagtgtcaaaaataaatgtaatccAAAGTTGTGATCTTCCACTATTAATACCTTACCTTGTTGCATTTTGTTGAATTATTTGGTATAGTGGTTGGTACAATAGATGTTGTAGAACCTGCTGTTGGAGCACCTGTTTCTGCTTTGGTAGTCTGTGGAACTGTAGTAGTGCTTGCTTCAGTACTTGTGCTGGGGGTTGTTGGTGATGGTGTCGTAAGTGGTAAAGTGACATTTACCCAAAAGACCCTTACCGACTCAACAAACGTGGCTCTGCAAAGTATCAGACATATACAGATGATGAGGTAAAGCAGGATATTAATGATGGCGTAGCTACAGAAGttcctttgttttcatttagagCTCAAATACCTGAATGTGATTGTTCCATTTAGACTCGTTCCCGGTGGCTCCCAGTGAACTCTGAACAATGACTTCTTCACGTTATTTCTATGACTTACAGCAGAGTCCTGAGGAAAGCAGCAGAAGTGAATCACCCACAAAAGAGTTAGAAAGTTTAAACAAGattttaaatggaaatgaaCCCTATTAAAACATACTGTTCTTATTAGattaacattagtgtctttCATATGTATTTAAGACAAAGAAGCACATtagatttattgtttttggtGAAAATTTGTCAAATTCGCATATCAGCTgacatttttgtgcagtgtattctgggtagtgatgtcatTTGACTGCACTGTTCTCCCAGTTTCTTTTGGATTGCACTCATCAAAATCCACAGTTACTTCTTCCCAGGATACTTGAGGGACAGGGgtgaaattaataataaaaaaaggtaTCTGCTTTATACAATAGAGTACTAGTGAACAAAATGTTGTAATACAGTTGGAATAAAGCACTTCATTGCATTTTCTCCACCACTGGATGTGCCATTTAGAgcactttgccaaattttgtctACTTACAGACAACTGAAGAGGGCAATCTGTCAAATATTGTCTATCTGAACGGCACTAAAAAGGGGACTTCAAGTTCTGTCCACTTGGATGGCACCTAAGAGAgcaattttttcacattttggcCACTCGGATAGTACCAAAGATGGCACTTACTCAAATTTGTTTCACCTGATCTCCACCATAGAGGGTACTTTGTGAAAATTTTCCACTTAAAAGGTACCAAATAGgtcaatttgtcaaattttgtctgcTTGAATggcacccaagagggcacttagtggatttttttccacttagagggcaccaaacaGGTCAATTTATCATTAATGAAAGCAGAACAATATGACaacactacccagagtgcattgcacaaAAATTGCACCCTAGCATACTTCTTTATTCAACATATATATACAAGAAACAAAATCCATAGAGCTCCAGTAAGGGACTTtatgtttgtgttgattttggcacaCCCTGTAGACTTAACAGCACTTCTTGTCTCTGTTATATGTATGAGCATTTTTTAATGACCAAAACTCATCaaattttcttttaacaatCACTAAACAACTTTCAACTGTGTGCAGTTTCATACttcatctgacacctaccccgcATCAGTGGTTACAATCTTGACATCAAAAAATGTTGTACTGCTTGCTCTTTAGGTCTTACAGAGGCAAAAGTATTGTTTCAGCCTGTTTCTTAATCAACAAAAAACCTGCTAACAGGAGCTTTACATTCCatttacatgtgtttatttagaGTAAATGTGCTTTGTATGAATATTCAGTTAATCAGTGAATTGCAATCAAGTCAACCTCTTACACTAATAAATTGGTATGGGTACATACTGGACCATTACAATTCAGAAGTCGTGTCTCTCCACCATTAATTGCAATAAATTTGCCAACAGCTTCGTCGCCTTCATTTCGAGCCGCCAGCATGAATCCTCTAAAACTTTTGGATTTGTTGGCGTGCAGAGAAACTGAAGAACGGTTTGAAGGTGCATCAGGGAGAGAGGACATAAAAACAGAGATTAATTGCACAATTAGAAAATGACAGCTGCAGATTGATACAAAGTCCAGTAGTGTCTGTACCTGTAAAGGATTCTGTCTCAGCGCCCTCCTCGTACGAGATATAAAAAGGGGGGTCATCTTTACTAGGCTGAAAACTGCCGTGTTGGGGTCTCATATCTACACACGACTGTGGGAAGATTCCACTTGAATACCCATGTGAGGTTATGATGATGTTAAAGCCTGTTAGAATCCACAACCACATCTGTAAAACAGGTGCAGTGTTATTTGAGCCATTACAATACAGCTACTGTGATTAATGACCTTAAACATATGAACAGTAATAATCAGCTGGTAACTGTTTGATTTATTACTCTAAGCATTCAGACACAGTGTTAGCCTCTCTCTGCATTAAATGACTGATCAAATGGAAACCTTTTTGCATTATTTGGCTTAAGGGTGATTATAAGCAGTCCTCCACTTTAACAATGCAGCACAACAATAAAGCTACTCTTCCAGCAAAATAGTTTACTTGATGACTTATCTTTACTTTTCCCACTGAAAAATCCCTCAAAATATGGAATATTCAAGATGAATCTCTAACTGAAAATACAGGTTAAAccacaaatattttaaaaatcttaacaCAATGTTTTATGCTCTGGATTTTTATCACTAGAAGTCTCagtgtcaggaaaaaaaattacatatatTTTTCTTACCTTTAGATTAAATGTGATAAGATGTAAGCAAACAGTGAATATGTCTTACTCCACGTTGGTTGAAtagggaaaaaggaaaaacaatgcGTATTTGTTTAAGCCAATTGAACTTGCTCTGAGGAAAAGGATCCTCCCTCCAAGACTGTAAGGCTAACTGTGAGTTCAAGTGAAGTTCAACACTTTAGTAGCCTGCATGAGGAAGTAAAAAGGTTGCAATAAGTCCAAGGCTGAGCCCGCCCTCAGCTGATATTAAAAACATGGTACAGTTTAGGTGGTTTCCTTTAGTCCTCTGATATGACCTTTATCTCAGAACATGGATCAAAAgtctgctgcagctgcaaaaGAAAAGCAGATTCTTGGTTCTTTAGATCAAAATAACTGAATGAGCCCTATCAGCTCGAATGAACCAGATAAGAAAAATTGTAGTAAAATATGCATCTGAGTCTTGTTATCAAATGTGTTGAGAGGAGCTTCATGGAGACACAATGTTGTCATTTGAAACTATCATCATGCTTTATGTTGCAGGGAGACATGAGGTTCAGAACCTGGCCTTGAATGAAACATGGTTCAAGCGCTTGCAAGAAAATGACTCAGGCACCTGATTTAGGCCGTCCATCGTGGGAGAAAAATTCTGAGATAGTGTGCTTTGAATGTTTGTGTATAAAACTCTGATTTAGTTCCATCTAATCTCTTGCCATATTTTCAAGATGAAAGTCAAATCATTTCAAAGGTTTCTGAGCGAGTAAATAAACACCGTAACATAGAGAACAAAGCCATGCATATTGATATTTAGTTGTGTTGCTGAAAAATTCAGGTCTGAATCTCAACAGccacagtacctataaaaagtattcacccctttggatgtttttccctttaagttattttataaatcaatcatggtcaatataactttGCTCTTCTGaccaaaaaaatattaaatgttaaagtgaaaacagatttcttcaaggcaatgtcaatgaaattaaaaaacgtaatgtaaaataggtgattgcataaatattcaccctctttgaagtcactgacctaattcaacagagttcCCGCTgatggtgctagtagtctcacaattagtaaaatgagaatcacctgagtgcagtgaatgtttctcaagtgattgtagtataaagatcATCATCCCCTGGAGATCAGatgaatccatcatcaagaaattgaaggaatattgcacatgtgtaaatcaggctgtcctcacaaaccaaatgaccgtgcaagaaggagactagtgagagaggccaccaagacacctatgactactttgaaggagttacaagcttcaaccgctgagataggagagactctgaatacaaacgttgcctgggttcttcacaagtcaaagctttatgggagagtggcaaagaagaCAGTTCTTTAAATCTCgtactgcacatcaccacaaacacaccatcctcactgtgaagcacgctggtggcagcatcatgatgtgggatgcttcttggcagccagaaggcttataaaggtagaggataaaatgaatgcagcaaaatatagaaaaatcctgggggacaatcttattcagtctgcaagagaactacggctcaggagaagatttattttatggaaagacaatgaccctaagcatttaatgaaagctacacagaaatggcttaaaccaggggttttcaaagtgtgtgagagtgagcctcccctaagagtAAATGATTCATTTGGTGGACCCCCACCTACCAAAAGGattcagattgaaaaaaaaaacttaaacaacaacatttcaaacatttatgtctaatctttaaacatttttaacattaatatgttttggatattttggtttgcaaatgtccctaaacatctgcctttctcTCTTACTCTGTTATAATACCATTAAATActcctttttcatatttttttgggccattttataacttgttttttcttctttttcccaaatttttccacttttatctcatttttgcccttttcatctgtttgcccatttaagctacctttcatcattaaatatcccttttttccattttttttttttgcccatttttgccactcttgaccgctttttgcccatttaagtcactttccactcattttttttgtcacttctcacaaatttttgctactttctgaccattttttccactctttctccccattttcacctagtttttgctgcttcttgaccatttttgccacctttaacctattttattgccacttcaagctgtttttgcctctttttacctcttagattgtgcctc
This window harbors:
- the LOC121512572 gene encoding uncharacterized protein LOC121512572; the encoded protein is MWLWILTGFNIIITSHGYSSGIFPQSCVDMRPQHGSFQPSKDDPPFYISYEEGAETESFTVSLHANKSKSFRGFMLAARNEGDEAVGKFIAINGGETRLLNCNGPDSAVSHRNNVKKSLFRVHWEPPGTSLNGTITFRATFVESVRVFWVNVTLPLTTPSPTTPSTSTEASTTTVPQTTKAETGAPTAGSTTSIVPTTIPNNSTKCNKTVTVLMVIDSVLVVLKMELSNIIISTIINRPFSSRMDRMSKILCHVACEAVEVSSLVLSLSCKYLKDNVFPLLCVVLAINVLVVILTFLPLGPSHELKEIFDIMAKMFSVFHGAFIMACICVGCLEFVDRQNMTEFWTLWVLIAYTMGILLFVVWAVVVFTTLRSSTLRSTNTGCSRNKRKKKKMVITSISFISGAVVFAVILIPGILKLPGE